One genomic segment of Siphonobacter curvatus includes these proteins:
- the sbcD gene encoding exonuclease subunit SbcD, translating into MKILHTADWHLGKRLYQTDLLEDSRRFVEWLLATIEERQIDVLLVAGDIFDTAHPSVEAMQVYYDFLKGLIASKCRLVITGGNHDSAAVLNAPREILRLLDVHVIGGACDDCCEEVLPLLDRRGNLQAAVAAVPFLRDRDLKRSVEGESFEDRRMAVRAGIQRRYEQVHAHGRKTYASVPVLGMGHLFVNGSATSDNDEKLHSIGTLDLFEVNLFPAFDYLALGHIHRPQMLGKMEYVRYSGSPTALSFSERLDEKLIIQLEIKNQKVVDIQELKVPKFRQLRRFSGSFTEIEAAVTRYQHSDVLRTLAEIEILEEHRDPMLIDLAKSYFLKLNHPYLSVLNWRFRFQQQLKTTDELFGETMALPELAPTEVFEQWLQENAETEESKALLTEAFHELLHSL; encoded by the coding sequence ATGAAGATTTTACACACGGCGGACTGGCATTTGGGAAAACGCCTGTATCAAACGGATTTGCTGGAAGACAGTCGCCGCTTTGTAGAGTGGCTGCTGGCAACGATTGAGGAACGACAGATTGATGTGCTGCTGGTGGCGGGCGATATCTTCGATACGGCCCACCCATCGGTGGAAGCCATGCAGGTATATTATGATTTTCTAAAAGGACTCATTGCCTCCAAATGCCGGCTGGTCATTACGGGTGGCAACCACGATTCGGCGGCGGTCCTGAACGCTCCCCGTGAAATTCTACGACTACTCGACGTTCACGTTATTGGTGGTGCCTGTGACGATTGTTGCGAGGAGGTATTGCCCCTACTCGACCGCCGGGGTAATCTACAGGCTGCCGTAGCGGCTGTACCTTTTCTGCGGGATCGGGATCTGAAGCGTTCGGTTGAGGGAGAAAGTTTTGAAGATCGTCGGATGGCCGTGCGAGCGGGTATTCAGCGTCGGTATGAGCAGGTGCACGCCCACGGTCGGAAAACGTACGCAAGCGTACCCGTGTTGGGGATGGGACATTTGTTTGTCAACGGCTCGGCTACATCGGACAACGACGAAAAACTACATAGCATCGGTACGCTGGATTTGTTCGAGGTCAACTTGTTTCCAGCCTTCGATTATCTCGCTCTCGGACATATCCACCGACCCCAGATGTTGGGAAAAATGGAATACGTTCGGTACTCAGGCTCACCAACGGCCCTGAGTTTCAGCGAGCGGCTGGATGAAAAGCTAATTATTCAACTGGAAATCAAAAACCAGAAGGTTGTTGATATTCAAGAACTTAAAGTGCCAAAGTTTCGACAATTGCGGCGGTTTAGCGGTTCGTTTACCGAAATTGAAGCAGCCGTTACTAGGTATCAACATTCCGATGTGTTACGGACGCTGGCTGAAATTGAGATTCTGGAAGAACACCGCGATCCGATGCTGATTGACTTGGCCAAGAGCTATTTTCTCAAACTCAACCATCCCTACCTATCCGTACTCAACTGGCGGTTCCGTTTTCAACAACAGTTAAAAACGACGGACGAATTGTTTGGTGAGACGATGGCCCTGCCCGAACTGGCTCCAACGGAGGTATTTGAACAATGGCTCCAGGAAAATGCGGAGACGGAAGAATCCAAAGCCTTACTTACCGAAGCCTTTCACGAGTTATTACACAGTCTGTAA
- the purB gene encoding adenylosuccinate lyase, whose protein sequence is MALTTLTAISPVDGRYRRTTESLAPFFSEFGLIHYRVRIEIEYFIALCELPLPQLADFDPSLFDQLRSIYTEFSEADALRIKEIEKTTNHDVKAVEYFIKEKLADLSIEQYLEFIHFGLTSQDVNNTAIPLSLKEAMDAVVTPAFEEVIYKLSSLAALWKDIPLLARTHGQPASPTRLGKELQVFVERLQQQRNLLVQIPYAAKFGGATGNFNAHFVAYPGFDWPEFGNDFVSDLGLCRSRYTTQIEHYDHLAAMLDTLKRLNTILIDFSRDVWSYVSTNYFKQKIKAGEVGSSAMPHKVNPIDFENAEGNLGVANALYEHLSAKLPISRLQRDLTDSTVLRNLGMPLAHTLIALKSLVRGMDKLELNEAAIHADLEANWAVVAEAIQTVLRRESYPQPYEALKALTRKNEAITAKTIAEFIETLDVSEGIKAELRAISPFNYLGVME, encoded by the coding sequence ATGGCTCTTACTACCCTTACGGCTATTTCGCCCGTAGATGGCCGCTATCGTCGGACTACGGAATCGCTGGCCCCCTTTTTCTCTGAATTTGGGTTAATACACTATCGGGTTCGGATAGAAATCGAATATTTTATCGCTCTCTGTGAGCTTCCCCTGCCCCAACTCGCTGATTTTGACCCCTCGCTGTTCGATCAGCTACGGTCCATTTATACCGAGTTTTCTGAAGCAGACGCCCTGCGAATTAAAGAAATTGAGAAGACGACCAACCACGATGTAAAGGCGGTTGAGTACTTTATCAAAGAAAAACTCGCCGATCTGTCCATCGAACAGTACCTGGAGTTCATTCACTTCGGACTCACTTCGCAGGATGTGAACAACACGGCTATTCCGCTTTCCCTCAAAGAAGCGATGGACGCCGTGGTCACGCCCGCTTTCGAAGAGGTTATCTACAAGCTCAGTTCGCTGGCGGCTTTGTGGAAAGATATTCCGTTACTGGCCCGTACGCACGGTCAGCCCGCGTCACCGACCCGCCTAGGGAAAGAATTACAGGTATTCGTCGAACGCTTACAGCAACAGCGGAACCTGCTGGTTCAGATTCCTTACGCGGCGAAATTTGGCGGAGCAACGGGTAATTTCAACGCCCATTTCGTAGCCTATCCAGGTTTTGACTGGCCGGAATTTGGTAATGATTTCGTGAGTGATCTCGGTCTTTGCCGCAGTCGGTATACCACGCAGATCGAACATTACGATCATTTGGCAGCGATGCTGGATACGCTCAAGCGATTGAATACCATTCTCATCGATTTCTCGCGGGACGTGTGGAGCTACGTATCCACCAATTACTTTAAGCAGAAAATCAAAGCGGGCGAAGTTGGTTCTTCCGCGATGCCGCATAAGGTCAACCCGATCGATTTCGAAAATGCGGAAGGAAACCTGGGTGTAGCAAACGCCCTCTACGAACACCTGTCTGCTAAGCTACCCATCTCTCGTTTGCAACGGGATCTTACGGATTCAACGGTACTGCGGAATCTGGGAATGCCCCTGGCTCATACGCTCATCGCTTTGAAATCGCTGGTACGGGGTATGGACAAACTGGAGTTGAACGAAGCCGCTATCCACGCGGACCTCGAAGCCAACTGGGCCGTAGTAGCCGAAGCGATTCAAACGGTATTACGTCGCGAAAGTTATCCACAACCCTACGAAGCACTCAAGGCTCTTACCCGGAAGAACGAAGCGATCACGGCGAAGACTATTGCCGAGTTTATTGAGACCTTGGACGTATCAGAGGGCATTAAAGCCGAATTACGGGCTATTTCGCCGTTTAATTACCTCGGTGTAATGGAATAA
- the map gene encoding type I methionyl aminopeptidase: MSITSQAELAGMQQVSEAVGLTLKEMRAYARPGLTTKDLDNFGGKILKELGARSAPRLSYGFPGWTCISVNHEVAHGIPSAKKVLREGDLINIDVSAELNGFWADNGGSFVLGQDTRKHQPLVNTSKQILHKAIQHIKTGVRIADVGLLIETEAKKAGYRVIKNLAGHGIGRKLHEEPSSILNCYDRFNKARFKKNSVVAIETFIATDSMYANETNDGWTLIGNRGGFVAQHEHTIVVTDDQPLILTAMNEIWN; the protein is encoded by the coding sequence ATGTCGATTACCTCACAGGCCGAATTAGCGGGAATGCAACAGGTGAGCGAAGCCGTCGGGCTGACCCTTAAGGAAATGCGAGCGTACGCCCGCCCCGGTCTCACGACGAAAGACCTGGATAATTTCGGTGGAAAAATCCTCAAGGAACTGGGAGCCCGCTCAGCTCCTCGCCTGAGTTACGGTTTTCCCGGCTGGACCTGCATCAGCGTGAATCACGAAGTAGCCCACGGCATTCCTTCCGCTAAAAAAGTACTTCGCGAAGGCGACCTGATTAATATCGACGTATCCGCCGAGCTGAACGGCTTTTGGGCAGACAATGGCGGTTCGTTTGTATTAGGGCAGGATACCCGGAAACACCAGCCGTTAGTCAACACGTCGAAACAGATTTTACATAAGGCAATTCAGCACATTAAAACGGGCGTACGTATTGCGGATGTTGGTTTACTGATCGAAACGGAAGCAAAAAAAGCGGGATATCGGGTGATTAAAAATCTGGCCGGTCACGGCATTGGCCGCAAATTACACGAAGAACCCAGCAGTATTCTGAACTGCTACGACCGTTTTAACAAGGCTCGTTTCAAGAAAAACTCGGTGGTAGCCATTGAAACGTTTATCGCCACGGACTCCATGTACGCCAACGAAACCAACGATGGCTGGACGCTGATTGGCAACCGGGGCGGATTTGTGGCTCAGCACGAGCATACCATTGTCGTTACGGATGATCAGCCGCTGATCCTTACGGCGATGAACGAAATCTGGAATTAA
- a CDS encoding SIMPL domain-containing protein, which yields MKNILLLAASFIFSTAAFAQTVEKDPVRKIEVTGTSEVEVDPDEFYLTVSLKEFYKDEKNQKDKVTIDILEKQLIQSVQGAGLPKDALTIQGITGYQNSIGKKKNPAQFLESKQYQLKLTKLYNVDNLLSKVDSRGIANTYISRVDYSKKEQLRKDVKIKALQNAKEKAAYLVESLGDKLGEVLEIHEIEDSYNAPMYQMAQMPMMRMAKADTEEVAQSDLEFQKVKFTSRIQVIFRIK from the coding sequence ATGAAAAACATTCTTTTGCTTGCCGCTTCTTTCATTTTCAGCACTGCCGCCTTCGCTCAAACCGTGGAAAAAGATCCCGTTCGTAAAATTGAAGTAACCGGAACTTCCGAAGTAGAAGTCGATCCGGATGAGTTTTACTTGACCGTTAGCCTCAAAGAGTTTTATAAGGATGAGAAAAATCAGAAAGATAAAGTCACCATCGATATTCTGGAAAAACAATTGATTCAGTCGGTACAAGGAGCCGGTTTGCCCAAAGACGCCCTGACTATTCAAGGAATCACGGGTTACCAGAACAGCATTGGAAAAAAGAAAAACCCGGCTCAGTTTCTGGAAAGCAAACAATACCAACTCAAATTAACCAAATTATATAATGTGGATAACTTGCTTTCCAAAGTGGATTCCCGGGGTATTGCCAATACTTACATCAGCCGGGTGGATTACTCCAAAAAAGAGCAATTACGCAAAGACGTGAAAATTAAGGCTTTACAGAACGCCAAAGAAAAAGCCGCCTATTTAGTAGAATCGCTCGGTGACAAATTAGGCGAAGTGCTAGAAATCCACGAAATCGAAGACAGCTACAATGCCCCCATGTACCAAATGGCTCAAATGCCTATGATGCGTATGGCAAAAGCTGATACAGAGGAGGTAGCCCAAAGTGATCTGGAATTCCAGAAAGTAAAGTTCACCTCCCGCATTCAGGTTATTTTCCGAATCAAATAA
- the folK gene encoding 2-amino-4-hydroxy-6-hydroxymethyldihydropteridine diphosphokinase: MNVFLLLGANLGDRLATFQQARKRIENTIGPIRVQSSLWETAAWGLTDQPAFLNQVIEVNTEWEPLELLRRTQAIETELGRVRKEKWGARLIDIDLLYYGTEVVRDPELSIPHPYLAERRFTLVPLAEIAPDFVHPVLQLTQQRLLEICTDNSSVLRVEI, encoded by the coding sequence TTGAACGTATTCTTACTTTTAGGAGCCAACTTAGGCGACCGGCTAGCCACGTTTCAACAAGCCCGGAAACGTATTGAAAACACGATCGGACCCATCCGCGTCCAGTCGAGTTTGTGGGAAACGGCCGCCTGGGGCCTGACGGATCAACCCGCCTTTTTGAATCAGGTAATCGAAGTAAATACCGAATGGGAGCCTTTAGAGCTGCTCCGGCGTACGCAGGCCATTGAAACGGAACTGGGTCGGGTCCGAAAAGAGAAGTGGGGAGCCCGTTTGATCGATATTGATTTGTTGTACTATGGTACGGAAGTTGTTAGGGATCCGGAACTGAGCATTCCTCACCCTTACCTGGCGGAACGACGTTTTACCCTAGTACCACTGGCTGAGATTGCTCCCGACTTTGTACATCCAGTGTTACAGTTAACTCAGCAGCGATTACTGGAAATATGCACTGATAATTCAAGCGTGCTACGCGTAGAGATTTAA
- a CDS encoding AAA family ATPase gives MRILKVSFENINSLRGQHTIDFQNETAFRTSNLFAITGPTGAGKTTILDVITLALYHRTPRLGEVNTNLLEKLGGVLTRDTHVAQAEVTFSTPGGTYRAKWGLQREMISRGANKGQFRLDEYAEIADVDNNVILASKKKKEVQEEIKKRIGLDYEQFVKAILLSQGDFAAFLKAKREERAELLERITGTEIYRKLGMEAYARWHDGYKREIEQKQQSLDLQKLLSDEDVTEYETFIKEYDELCRQAEAGRKGLEVQLQRKVRISEIWKSLEAIRQTEWPTWERDQHQFDQQHTPALSRHERVQQFSAQLTEYQVQEQNVKNAQIQAERLANEYQRAQQNRTQLLGDIAKLTGELVTDQSAQSGLERFRETVSGLVTARQEVAQQWQSAKEQGTYWLDKTGSGELQSLWKRESYGDCLGSSRELWKETQRRQTDIRTLYNWDTQANLPEIRQQSQIRRDALQQLEIQVRQYETVRRRLADYDRQVDEQRKLIRANEPALQTAQQAVTEAKNLVQIAQEEQLTFIRETSIPRLRTELRPDEPCPVCGSMDHPAENSSDDHFSIERYLQELASLKARFEARERSLSTTEQQLRQVELVTKAAEATIQTLEREKTQAQMELQPIAEAVGMWKTQLAIEKIGKSEEVKSWVQAEVERFQLLEELIQLQERSDSLAHFGKHLKNGLEFFQKQQEYTAELQKRYPKDPKYLNAECDELLRKLVQKTFSPQQYEPELVENKKLLLDTQEVFHQLQTKLSTELSTSGFASVEEARSALLSTELYRTLVERKDQLIRRKTQLETQMENLTKEVESLIQADDSDLSIDVLKSRMEDYRNSEREYLQKIGGWKQSLKDNETSRAENARRIAEIANLEQRYKKWRLLAEGLGDREGKKFNQFAQKLTLANLARSANSRLKDLSDRYLLLPPEGDEENLWVLDRNFDERRAVATLSGGETFLVSLALALGLSDMVSKNVRIESLFIDEGFGTLDPDTLEIALGTLEKLQAESNRMIGIISHVEALKERITTQIRLRKQASGFSEMEIVG, from the coding sequence ATGCGTATTCTAAAAGTATCTTTCGAAAATATAAATTCGCTACGAGGACAGCATACCATTGATTTTCAGAACGAAACGGCCTTTCGTACGTCCAACCTGTTTGCGATTACCGGGCCAACGGGAGCGGGAAAGACCACGATTTTGGATGTGATTACGCTGGCTCTATACCACCGTACCCCCCGATTAGGCGAAGTCAATACCAATTTGCTGGAAAAACTCGGCGGTGTACTCACCCGTGATACACACGTGGCTCAGGCCGAAGTGACGTTTTCCACACCCGGCGGTACGTATCGGGCCAAGTGGGGGCTGCAACGGGAAATGATCAGTCGGGGGGCAAACAAAGGGCAGTTTCGACTGGATGAATACGCTGAAATTGCCGATGTGGATAACAATGTTATACTGGCATCCAAGAAGAAAAAAGAAGTACAGGAAGAAATCAAAAAACGAATTGGACTGGATTACGAACAGTTCGTCAAGGCCATTTTGCTTTCGCAGGGTGATTTTGCGGCTTTTCTAAAAGCGAAACGGGAAGAAAGAGCCGAGTTGCTGGAACGGATTACGGGCACGGAAATCTACCGAAAGCTCGGGATGGAAGCGTATGCCCGCTGGCATGATGGCTACAAAAGGGAAATCGAGCAGAAACAGCAATCGCTTGATTTACAGAAGCTTTTATCCGATGAAGACGTTACCGAATACGAAACGTTCATTAAAGAGTACGACGAGCTTTGCCGACAGGCCGAAGCTGGACGCAAAGGCTTGGAAGTTCAATTGCAGCGAAAAGTACGGATTAGTGAAATCTGGAAATCGCTGGAAGCCATCCGGCAAACGGAATGGCCCACCTGGGAACGCGACCAACACCAGTTCGACCAACAGCATACCCCCGCCCTGAGTCGGCACGAACGCGTACAGCAGTTTTCAGCCCAGTTAACGGAATATCAGGTCCAGGAACAAAACGTAAAAAATGCCCAGATCCAGGCGGAACGACTGGCCAACGAATACCAGCGGGCTCAGCAAAATCGTACGCAGCTGCTGGGAGATATTGCTAAACTGACGGGCGAACTGGTAACGGATCAATCGGCTCAAAGCGGACTGGAACGGTTTCGGGAAACAGTCTCGGGACTGGTTACTGCTCGGCAGGAAGTGGCTCAGCAGTGGCAATCGGCGAAAGAACAAGGGACGTATTGGCTCGATAAAACGGGTTCGGGGGAATTACAGTCCCTCTGGAAGCGGGAATCGTACGGCGATTGCCTGGGCAGTTCGCGGGAATTGTGGAAAGAAACGCAACGGCGTCAAACGGACATACGAACGCTGTATAACTGGGATACGCAAGCCAATCTGCCTGAGATTCGCCAGCAGTCGCAGATCCGCCGTGATGCTTTACAACAACTGGAAATACAGGTTCGTCAGTACGAAACCGTTCGCCGACGATTGGCTGACTACGATCGTCAGGTAGACGAACAACGAAAGCTGATACGGGCCAATGAACCCGCCTTACAAACGGCTCAGCAGGCCGTTACGGAAGCTAAGAATTTAGTACAGATTGCTCAGGAAGAGCAGCTTACCTTTATTCGGGAAACCTCTATTCCCCGCTTGCGTACGGAGTTACGTCCGGATGAACCCTGTCCCGTTTGTGGCTCTATGGATCATCCCGCTGAAAATAGTAGCGATGATCATTTTAGCATCGAACGTTACTTACAGGAATTAGCCAGTTTAAAAGCCCGTTTTGAAGCTCGTGAACGCTCGCTAAGTACCACGGAGCAACAACTGCGGCAGGTCGAACTCGTGACCAAAGCCGCGGAAGCAACAATTCAAACCCTGGAGCGGGAGAAAACCCAGGCCCAGATGGAGCTCCAGCCCATTGCGGAAGCGGTGGGAATGTGGAAAACTCAGTTAGCCATTGAAAAGATTGGCAAATCGGAAGAAGTAAAAAGTTGGGTACAGGCAGAGGTCGAACGATTCCAATTACTCGAAGAACTTATTCAGCTACAGGAACGGAGCGATAGTCTGGCTCATTTTGGGAAACACCTGAAAAATGGCCTCGAATTCTTCCAGAAACAGCAGGAATACACCGCAGAGCTACAGAAACGCTACCCAAAAGACCCAAAATATCTAAACGCTGAATGCGACGAATTGCTTCGCAAACTGGTTCAAAAAACCTTTTCGCCGCAGCAGTATGAACCAGAACTTGTGGAAAACAAAAAGCTCCTATTGGATACGCAGGAAGTTTTCCACCAGTTGCAGACAAAGTTATCCACAGAGTTATCCACATCGGGCTTTGCCAGTGTGGAAGAAGCTCGGTCAGCTTTGTTGTCTACTGAGTTATACCGCACCCTGGTTGAGCGTAAAGACCAGCTCATTCGTCGGAAAACCCAACTGGAAACGCAGATGGAGAACCTGACGAAAGAAGTGGAAAGTCTGATTCAGGCCGACGATTCGGATTTGTCGATTGATGTGTTGAAAAGTCGAATGGAGGATTACCGCAATTCCGAACGGGAGTATCTACAGAAAATTGGTGGCTGGAAGCAGTCATTGAAAGATAATGAAACGAGCCGGGCCGAAAATGCCCGCCGGATTGCGGAAATCGCGAATCTCGAACAACGCTATAAAAAATGGCGATTACTGGCCGAAGGGCTGGGTGACCGCGAAGGAAAAAAATTCAACCAGTTTGCTCAGAAATTAACACTAGCGAATCTGGCCCGTTCGGCGAATAGTCGTTTGAAGGATTTATCGGATCGGTATCTGCTCCTGCCGCCCGAAGGCGATGAGGAAAACCTGTGGGTACTCGATCGAAACTTTGACGAACGCCGGGCGGTGGCTACGCTCTCGGGCGGAGAAACTTTTCTGGTAAGTCTAGCTTTGGCCCTGGGTCTTAGCGATATGGTATCGAAAAACGTCCGGATTGAAAGTCTGTTCATCGACGAAGGTTTCGGTACCCTTGATCCCGATACGCTGGAAATTGCTCTGGGAACGCTGGAAAAATTACAGGCCGAATCCAACCGCATGATTGGGATTATTTCCCACGTGGAAGCCCTGAAAGAACGAATCACTACCCAAATCCGGCTTCGGAAACAGGCCAGCGGATTCAGTGAAATGGAAATTGTCGGGTAA
- a CDS encoding APC family permease, whose product MPESQGHLRRSIGLVSGIVFVISAVIGTGVFKKVAPMSAELQSPGLVLAAWLLAGMISLAGTLSNAEVASMLVDSGGEYVYFRTIYNRFFAFLLGWTNFAVIRTASIASISYVFAQSLGSLITLPATPESLSSIHLFGLQPLDNLSVKLVAIGLVLILTLLNARGLKMGETISRILTVAMISTMLVIIVLGLFSATGSWANIEQPSVNFDADKMSGGTLASALALACLSAFWAYEGWNNLGYIGGEIRNPQRNLPWALTIGTLIIMTIYLLMNFVYFYVLPIDDIIAVHQSKNGIAAVVAVKHFLGNGGGLVISLLILVTTFNCTSSTILMASRLFYAMAKDGLFFKTANYIHPVFNTPSKALWIQGFWSSVLILSGTFDQLTDMLIFASFIFYGATTLGVFILRRKMPDVNRPYKVIGYPIVPGLFLIFCAFLVVNTLFTRTTEAMIGLLLMATGLPFYWIWRKRATV is encoded by the coding sequence ATGCCTGAATCTCAGGGTCACCTTCGGCGTTCGATTGGTCTGGTCTCCGGAATTGTTTTTGTGATTAGTGCCGTTATTGGAACGGGCGTGTTTAAGAAAGTAGCCCCTATGTCGGCGGAATTGCAGTCACCGGGCCTAGTACTAGCGGCCTGGTTACTGGCCGGAATGATTAGTTTGGCCGGAACGCTCAGTAACGCTGAAGTAGCCAGTATGCTGGTGGATTCGGGGGGTGAATACGTCTATTTCCGTACGATCTACAATCGATTCTTTGCTTTTTTGCTAGGCTGGACCAACTTCGCAGTCATCCGAACGGCCTCTATTGCTTCCATTTCCTACGTTTTTGCTCAGTCGTTAGGCTCACTCATCACGCTACCCGCTACGCCCGAATCCCTATCCTCGATCCATCTGTTTGGCTTGCAGCCCCTGGATAATTTGAGCGTAAAACTCGTCGCTATTGGACTGGTACTGATTCTAACGCTTCTCAATGCTCGAGGCTTGAAAATGGGCGAAACCATTAGCCGAATTCTGACGGTAGCCATGATTTCCACCATGCTGGTCATTATCGTTCTGGGTCTGTTCTCAGCTACGGGCAGTTGGGCGAATATTGAACAGCCTTCGGTGAATTTCGACGCCGATAAAATGTCAGGTGGTACGCTGGCAAGTGCGTTAGCCCTCGCCTGTTTAAGTGCCTTCTGGGCCTACGAGGGCTGGAACAACCTCGGCTACATTGGCGGTGAAATTCGTAACCCGCAGCGAAACTTGCCCTGGGCATTGACGATTGGTACGCTCATCATCATGACGATTTATCTATTGATGAACTTCGTCTATTTCTACGTTTTACCGATTGACGACATTATTGCAGTGCATCAATCCAAGAACGGTATTGCTGCAGTAGTGGCTGTGAAGCACTTTTTGGGGAATGGCGGTGGTTTAGTCATTTCATTATTAATCCTGGTCACAACGTTCAACTGTACAAGCAGCACTATTCTCATGGCTTCCCGCTTGTTTTATGCCATGGCCAAAGACGGGTTATTCTTTAAGACAGCCAATTATATTCACCCAGTTTTCAACACACCCTCCAAAGCATTGTGGATTCAGGGCTTCTGGTCTTCGGTGCTGATTTTATCCGGTACTTTCGATCAATTAACCGATATGCTCATTTTCGCCTCCTTCATTTTCTACGGAGCTACGACTTTAGGCGTATTCATTCTTCGTAGAAAAATGCCGGACGTCAATCGTCCGTACAAGGTAATTGGTTATCCAATCGTGCCGGGTCTGTTTCTAATCTTTTGTGCTTTTTTGGTAGTGAATACCCTGTTCACCCGTACAACGGAAGCTATGATTGGACTTTTGCTGATGGCTACTGGATTACCTTTTTATTGGATCTGGCGAAAGAGAGCCACCGTATAA
- a CDS encoding L-threonylcarbamoyladenylate synthase has product MIGTDIQQAKAFLEAGELVAIPTETVYGLAGNALDPAAVLSIFRVKNRPAFDPLIVHTNAFERLREFVREIPEKALVLAEHLTPGPITFLLPKAESVPDLVTSGLDTVAVRIPRHELSLSLLSQLAFPLAAPSANPFGYISPTTAQHVEQQLGEQIAYILDGGACEVGVESTIVGFEGDQVIVYRKGGTPIERIEQLVGPVEVRAHSSSNPQAPGMLKSHYAPRTPLTLISGSASVPNSDRVGVLSFQNDYGRLHQEILSVTGDFAEAAHNLFAAMRRLDALGLDRIYAELVPERDLGTAINDRIRRAAAE; this is encoded by the coding sequence ATGATTGGTACGGATATACAGCAGGCGAAGGCCTTTTTGGAAGCGGGAGAACTCGTCGCCATTCCCACCGAAACGGTGTACGGTCTAGCGGGTAATGCCCTCGACCCAGCGGCTGTACTTTCTATTTTTCGGGTTAAAAACCGGCCGGCCTTCGATCCGCTCATTGTGCATACCAACGCGTTTGAACGTTTGCGGGAATTTGTGCGGGAAATCCCCGAGAAGGCTTTGGTACTGGCGGAACACTTAACGCCGGGACCTATTACGTTTTTGCTACCCAAAGCCGAATCCGTACCGGATCTGGTGACCAGCGGTCTGGATACCGTCGCCGTACGCATTCCCCGACATGAGCTAAGTCTTTCGTTGCTGAGTCAACTAGCCTTTCCGCTGGCGGCTCCGAGTGCAAATCCGTTTGGGTATATCAGTCCCACCACCGCCCAACACGTCGAACAGCAACTGGGGGAGCAGATTGCCTACATTCTGGATGGCGGTGCCTGCGAGGTGGGCGTGGAGTCAACCATTGTGGGTTTTGAAGGCGATCAGGTCATTGTGTACCGAAAGGGAGGTACGCCGATCGAACGCATTGAACAACTGGTAGGCCCTGTAGAGGTAAGGGCTCATTCCAGCTCGAATCCACAGGCTCCGGGCATGTTGAAAAGTCATTACGCCCCACGTACGCCACTGACCTTGATTAGCGGTTCTGCCTCGGTACCAAACTCAGATCGAGTAGGAGTGCTTAGTTTCCAGAACGATTACGGCCGGTTGCATCAGGAAATTCTTTCCGTAACGGGTGATTTTGCCGAAGCGGCTCATAATCTTTTTGCCGCCATGCGACGATTGGATGCCCTGGGTTTGGATCGTATTTACGCCGAATTAGTACCCGAGCGGGATTTGGGAACCGCAATTAATGACCGGATCCGAAGAGCCGCGGCCGAGTAA